The sequence CAAATGGCTCGGACGAATCTATATAGGCAGTGTGGATAAGGGCGATATTGGCGTCAGGTCTCAGATTCGGGCATTTGGTCGCCCCGCCATTGCGCTGCAAGAAGGGCAAATCCTGACCAGTTGGCCTGAAGCCGACTACGCGTCAGAAACCATAGAGGTGGTTAGGGGAACAGAATAACCCCGACGGGCGCCGCGTCGATGGCTCGTCAACGCTCGTTTCGCGAGACAGATTATGCATTAACCTTTGGCTTCATTCTTGTATCCCAACGGGAAAGATTGTTATTTTGCGGGCTAAATTCGTGTATAAACCGAGATGTCATTAATTAACAAAATCCGTGAACGCTCCGGATTGGCAGTCGGCGTCATCGCCGTTAGTTTGATTCTGTTTATTGTGGGGAGCGATTTGTTGGGGGGGCGGAGTACGCTTTTCGGCCAAAACGATCAGGAAGTCGGCGAAATCGATGGAAAAACCATCGATAACCAGGATTTTCAGGCAAAAGTCGATCAGATTCGGGCTCAGTATGAACAACAAACGGGCCGCGCCCCTGGCGAGCAGGAAATGGTGCAGGTTCGTGAGCAGGCCTGGAACCAACTCATCTTCGAAACCGCCTACCAGAAAGAATTTGACAAGCTCGGTCTGACGGTGTCGCCCGACGAACTCGTCGACATGGTGCAGGGTGAGAACATCAGCCCCGAAGTGCGGCAGGCGTTTACCAACCCCCAGACGGGTCAGTTCGACAAAAACCAGATCATCCAGTACCTCAAAGGGCTGAACAGCGTACCCCCGGCGCAAAAAGCGCAGTGGGCGAGCTTCGAGCAGCAATTGAGCGTCAACCGGGTGCGGGAAAAGTACAACAACATGCTCCAGATGACCAACTACGTCACGTCGGCTGAGGCGCAGAAGGAGTACACGGCGCAGAATACCAAAGCAGACGCGAAATTCCTGTTTGTACCCTATTACTCGGTCAACGACACCACGGTGAAAGTGACCGATTCGGAGCTGGAAGATTACCTGGGCAAGCATAAAGACGAGTTCCCCGGTGCTAACACCCGCTCGATTCAGTACGTAACGTTTGCGGTGAATCCATCGAAAGAGGACAGCGCATCGCTCTACAACGAAATCAAATCGCTGGCGCGTGGCCTGGGTGGTGCTAAAAACGACTCGACCTACGCGCGTCAGAATTCTGACGTGCCTGTTGCGCTGTATCAGACCATCGGTGAGATGCCGACGCAACTGCGCGCCGCCGTGCCGACGTTTGCGCCGGGTGGCGTATACGGCCCCTTCCGCGAAGGCAACACGTACTTCATTTATAAGTACGGTGGCACGAAGAAAGACACCAACTTCACCGTTCGGGCCAGCCATATCCTGATCCGGGCAACGGCGAAAACCGATTCGGCCAAAGCACAGGCAAAACGCCGGGCTGAAGGTATTCTGAAGCAGATTCAGGGTGGTGCCAGCTTTGAAGCCCTGGCGCAAAGCAACAGCGAAGATGGCTCAGCCCAACAGGGTGGTGATCTGGGCTATTTCAAAAATAACGGTGGTATGGTGAAACCGTTCGAGGCCGCCGTATTTGGCTTTGCTGGAACCGGTCTGATTCCCCGCGTGGTCGAAACCGACTTTGGCTACCACATCATCAAGGTGACCGAGCCTAAGACCAACATCCTGTATCGGGTAGCTGGCATCGGTAAGACAATC comes from Fibrella aestuarina BUZ 2 and encodes:
- a CDS encoding peptidylprolyl isomerase produces the protein MSLINKIRERSGLAVGVIAVSLILFIVGSDLLGGRSTLFGQNDQEVGEIDGKTIDNQDFQAKVDQIRAQYEQQTGRAPGEQEMVQVREQAWNQLIFETAYQKEFDKLGLTVSPDELVDMVQGENISPEVRQAFTNPQTGQFDKNQIIQYLKGLNSVPPAQKAQWASFEQQLSVNRVREKYNNMLQMTNYVTSAEAQKEYTAQNTKADAKFLFVPYYSVNDTTVKVTDSELEDYLGKHKDEFPGANTRSIQYVTFAVNPSKEDSASLYNEIKSLARGLGGAKNDSTYARQNSDVPVALYQTIGEMPTQLRAAVPTFAPGGVYGPFREGNTYFIYKYGGTKKDTNFTVRASHILIRATAKTDSAKAQAKRRAEGILKQIQGGASFEALAQSNSEDGSAQQGGDLGYFKNNGGMVKPFEAAVFGFAGTGLIPRVVETDFGYHIIKVTEPKTNILYRVAGIGKTITPSEATTNEAYQRASQFAASSKTKDDFLENAKKDKALVVANAERIPETASSINALTDARQIVRWAFDDKTDMNAVSEPFQVGDQYVVAVLTGETDKDKVTINDYRAELTAKVRNQKKAEQILAKLGNASAGTLEAMAQKYGAGAVVETAEDINLSTGFLRSAGVDPVALGRVFGLKTGKRSKPFAGESGVLIVEPTRIAPAPNVADYAMYKTLLQQNQAQRTPVYMNEAIKEAANIVDRRAKLY